The Pongo abelii isolate AG06213 chromosome 20, NHGRI_mPonAbe1-v2.0_pri, whole genome shotgun sequence genome window below encodes:
- the CIC gene encoding protein capicua homolog isoform X9, protein MPGLPEGQREGGGGWREAHITAQSPPFLWTKMKPMKKACTGLSGPGSGSKSPPATRAKALRRRGAGEGDKPEEEDDEAQQPQPQPGPEEAEEGEEEEVERGPGAEGPPLELHPGDPAPGPAEDPKGDGEAGRWEPSLSRKTATFKSRAPKKKYVEEHGAGSSGVGGAPEERVRTPEEASGLAVPPRPPTSTRSSSTDTASEHSADLEDEPAEACGPGPWPPGSTSGSYDLRQLRSQRVLARRGDGLFLPAVVRQVRRSQDLGVQFPGDRALTFYEGVPGAGVDVVLDATPPPGALVVGTAVCTCVEPGVAAYREGVVVEVATKPAAYKVRLSPGPSSQPGPPGSLPQPPQPLHREPEEAVWVARSSLRLLRPPWEPETMLRKPPTGPEEEQAEPGATLPPCPAALDPKQPEDAEVSKISFGGNLGTHCEEGEEKHPPALGTPALLPLPPPQLLSPPPKSPAFVGPGRPGEQPSPCQEGSQGGSRSSSVASLEKGTAPAARARTPLTAAQQKYKKGDVVCTPSGIRKKFNGKQWRRLCSRDGCMKESQRRGYCSRHLSMRTKEMEGLADSGPGGAGRPAAVAAREGSTEFDWGDETSRDSEASSVAARGDSRPRLVAPADLSRFEFDECEAAVMLVSLGSSRSGTPSFSPVSTQSPFSPAPSPSPSPLFGFRPANFSPINASPVIQRTAVRSRHLSASTPKAGVLTPPDLGPHPPPPAPRERHSSGILPTFQTNLTFTVPISPGRRKTELLPHPGALGAPGSGGGGAAPDFPKSDSLDSGVDSVSHTPTPSTPAGFRAVSPAVPFSRSRQPSPLLLLPPPAGLTSDPGPSVRRVPAVQRDSPVIVRNPDVPLPSKFPGEVGTAGEVRAGGPGRGCRETPVPPGVASGKPGLPPPLPAPVPITVPPAAPTAVAQPMPTFGLASSPFQPVAFHPSPAALLPVLVPSSYTSHPAPKKEVIMGRPGTVWTNVEPRSVAVFPWHSLVPFLAPSQPDPSVQPSEAQQPASHPVASNQSKEPAESAAVAHERPPGGTGSADPGRPPGATCPESPGPGPPHPLGVVEPGKGPPPTTEEEAPGPPGEPRLDSETESDHDDAFLSIMSPEIQLPLPPGKRRTQSLSALPKERDSSSEKDGRSPNKREKDHIRRPMNAFMIFSKRHRALVHQRHPNQDNRTVSKILGEWWYALGPKEKQKYHDLAFQVKEAHFKAHPDWKWCNKDRKKSSSEAKPTSLGLAGGHKETRERSMSETGTAAAPGVSSELLSVAAQTLLSSDTKAPGSSSCGAERLHTVGGPGSARPRAFSHSGVHSLDGGEVDSQALQELTQMVSGPASYSGPKPSTQYGAPGPFAAPGEGGALAATGRPPLLPTRASRSQRAASEDMTSDEERMVICEEEGDDDVIADDGFGTTDIDLKCKERVTDSESGDSSGEDPEGNKGFGRKVFSPVIRSSFTHCRPPLDPEPPGPPDPPLAFGKGYGSAPSSSASSPASSSASAATSFSLGSGTFKAQESGQGSTAGPLRPPPPGAGGPATPSKATRFLPTDPATFRRKRPESVGGLEPPGPSVIAAPPSGGGNILQTLVLPPNKEEQEGGGARVPSAPAPSLAYGAPAAPLSRPAATMVTNVVRPVSSTPVPIASKPFPTSGRAEASPNDTAGARTEMGAGSRVPGGSPLGVSLVYSDKKSAAATSPAPHLVAGPLLGTVGKAPATVTNLLVGTPGYGAPAPPAVQFIAQGAPGGGTTAGSGTGAGSGPNGPVPLGILQPGALGKAGGITQVQYILPTLPQQLQVAPAPAPAPGTKAGAPSGPAPTTSIRFTLPPGTSTNGKVLAATAPTPGIPILQSVPSAPPPKAQSVSPVQAPPPGGSAQLLPGKVLVPLAAPSMSVRGGGAGQPLPLVSPPFSVPVQNGAQPPSKIIQLTPVPVSTPSGLVPPLSPATLPGPTSQPQKVLLPSSTRITYVQSAGGHALPLGTSPASSQAGTVTSYGPTSSVALGFTSLGPSGPAFVQPLLSGQAPLLAPGQVGVSPVPSPQLPPACAAPGGPVITAFYSGSPAPTSSASLAQPSQAPPSLVYTVATSTTPPAATILPKGPPAPATATPAPTSPFPSATAGSMTYSLVAPKAQRPSPKAPQKVKAAIASIPVGSFEAGASGRPGPAPRQPLEPGPVREPTAPESELEGQPTPPAPPPLPETWTPTARSSPPLPPPAEERTSAKGPETMASKFPSSSSDWRVPGQGLENRGEPPTPPSPAPAPAVAPGGSSESSSGRAAGDTPERKEAAGTGKKVKVRPPPLKKTFDSVDNRVLSEVDFEERFAELPEFRPEEVLPSPTLQSLATSPRAILGSYRKKRKNSTDLDSAPEDPTSPKRKMRRRSSCSSEPNTPKSAKCEGDIFTFDRTEAEDVLGELEYDKVPYSSLRRTLDQRRALVMQLFQDHGFFPSAQATAAFQARYADIFPSKVCLQLKIREVRQKIMQAATPTEQPPGAEAPLPVPPPTGTAAAPAPTPSPAGGPDPTSPSSDSGTAQAAPPLPPPPESGPGQPGWEGAPQPSPPPAGPSTAATGR, encoded by the exons ATGCCAGGCCTCCcagaggggcagagggagggtgGGGGGGGCTGGAGAGAGGCTCATATCACAGCTCAGTCACCACCCTTTTT GTGGACAAAAATGAAGCCAATGAAGAAGGCATGCACTGGCCTTTCAGGTCCTGGCAGTGGCAGCAAGTCCCCCCCAGCCACCAGGGCCAAGGCTCTGAGGCGGCgaggggctggggagggtgaCAAACCAGAGGAGGAGGACGACGAGGCACAGCAGCCGCAACCACAGCCCGGGCCcgaagaggctgaggaaggggaggaggaggaggttgagCGGGGCCCTGGGGCTGAAGGTCCTCCACTGGAGCTGCACCCTGGCGACCCGGCTCCAGGCCCAGCAGAAGACCCCAAAGGGGATGGGGAGGCAGGCCGCTGGGAGCCCTCACTCAGCCGCAAGACAGCCACTTTCAAGTCTCGAGCGCCCAAGAAGAAGTATGTGGAGGAGCACGGAGCTGGCAGCAGTGGGGTGGGTGGGGCCCCTGAAGAGCGGGTGCGGACCCCTGAGGAGGCCAGTGGCCTGGCGGTGCCTCCACGGCCACCCACCTCCACTCGTTCCTCCTCCACTGACACAGCCAGCGAGCACTCGGCGGACCTGGAGGATGAGCCGGCTGAGGCTTGTGGTCCAGGCCCCTGGCCCCCTGGCAGCACCAGTGGCAGCTATGACCTGCGGCAGCTGCGGTCCCAGCGGGTGCTGGCTCGGCGTGGTGACGGCCTCTTCCTGCCAGCTGTGGTGCGCCAGGTGCGCCGAAGCCAGGACCTGGGCGTGCAGTTCCCTGGTGACCGAGCCCTGACTTTCTATGAGGGGGTGCCAGGCGCTGGTGTGGATGTAGTTTTGGATGCTACACCCCCACCAGGTGCCCTGGTGGTGGGCACAGCTGTCTGTACCTGTGTGGAGCCCGGTGTGGCTGCCTACCGGGAaggtgtggtggtggaggtggcaaCCAAGCCAGCTGCCTACAAGGTCCGTCTCAGCCCCGGCCCCAGCTCCCAGCCAGGCCCACCAGGCAGCCTCCCGCAGCCCCCACAGCCACTGCACCGTGAGCCAGAGGAGGCCGTGTGGGTGGCCCGCTCCAGCCTACGCCTGCTGCGCCCACCCTGGGAACCTGAGACCATGCTGAGGAAGCCCCCTACAGGCCCTGAGGAAGAGCAGGCGGAGCCTGGGGCCACACTGCCACCCTGCCCTGCTGCCCTGGACCCCAAACAGCCCGAGGACGCTGAGGTCTCTAAGATCAGCTTTGGTGGCAACCTGGGTACTCACTGTGAGGAGGGCGAGGAGAAGCACCCTCCAGCCCTGGGTACCCCAGCCCTgctcccactgcccccaccccagctcctgTCGCCGCCACCCAAGTCTCCAGCCTTTGTGGGCCCCGGCCGCCCTGGCGAGCAGCCCTCGCCCTGCCAGGAGGGGAGCCAGGGCGGCAGCCGCAGCAGCAGCGTGGCCTCCCTGGAAAAGGGGACAGCACCGGCAGCCCGGGCCCGCACGCCACTGACAGCCGCCCAGCAGAAGTACAAGAAGGGCGATGTGGTCTGCACACCCAGCGGAATACGAAAGAAGTTCAACGGCAAGCAGTGGCGCCGGCTGTGCTCACGAGATGGCTGCATGAAGGAGTCACAGCGGCGAGGCTACTGCTCACGCCACCTGTCCATGCGAACCAAAGAGATGGAGGGCCTGGCAGACAGTGGGCCTGGGGGGGCGGGCCGGCCCGCGGCCGTGGCAGCCCGTGAGGGCAGCACGGAGTTTGACTGGGGTGATGAGACGTCGAGGGACAGTGAGGCCAGCAGTGTGGCGGCTCGTGGAGACTCACGGCCACGCCTGGTGGCCCCTGCTGACTTGTCACGCTTTGAGTTCGACGAGTGTGAGGCGGCCGTGATGCTGGTGTCGCTGGGCAGCTCGCGCTCAGGCACGCCCTCCTTCTCACCTGTCTCCACTCAATCGCCCTTCTCGCCAGCCCCGTCACCCTCACCCTCGCCACTCTTCGGCTTCCGCCCTGCCAACTTCAGCCCTATCAACGCCTCGCCAGTCATCCAGCGCACTGCAGTCCGCAGTCGCCACCTGAGCGCCAGCACCCCTAAGGCAGGCGTGCTGACGCCACCAGAcctgggcccccacccaccgcCACCTGCTCCCCGAGAGCGCCACTCCTCTGGAATTCTACCCACCTTCCAGACCAACCTGACCTTCACCGTGCCCATCAGTCCCGGGCGACGGAAGACAGAGCTCTTGCCGCATCCAGGGGCCTTGGGGGCCCCTGGCTCAGGGGGTGGAGGAGCTGCCCCAGACTTTCCCAAGAGTGACAGCTTAGACTCTGGTGTGGACTCAGTGTCCCACACACCTACACCCTCCACGCCGGCTGGCTTCCGGGCCGTGTCCCCTGCTGTGCCCTTCTCTCGCTCCCGCCAGCCCTCACCATTGCTGCTGTTGCCCCCACCCGCCGGCCTGACCTCGGATCCAGGGCCCTCTGTGCGCAGGGTGCCTGCTGTGCAGCGGGACTCACCTGTTATTGTCCGCAACCCTgacgtgccactgccctccaaatTCCCTGGGGAGGTGGGCACTGCTGGTGAGGTGCGGGCTGGGGGACCTGGGCGGGGCTGCCGTGAGACCCCAGTGCCCCCTGGGGTGGCCAGTGGGAAACCTGGCCTGCCCCCACCTCTGCCAGCCCCCGTGCCCATCACTGTGCCTCCAGCTGCACCAACTGCCGTGGCCCAGCCGATGCCCACCTTTGGCCTGGCGTCTTCACCCTTTCAGCCTGTGGCCTTCCACCCCTCACCTGCTGCCCTGTTGCCCGTTTTGGTGCCCAGCAGCTATACCAGCCACCCTGCTCCCAAGAAGGAAGTCATCATGGGCCGGCCTGGAACAG TGTGGACTAATGTGGAACCTCGCTCTGTGGCTGTGTTCCCCTGGCACTCCTTAGTCCCCTTCCTGGCACCCAGCCAGCCTGACCCCTCCGTGCAGCCGAGCGAGGCGCAGCAACCTGCCAGCCACCCAGTGGCCTCCAACCAGAGCAAAG AACCTGCTGAGTCGGCAGCTGTTGCTCATGAACGGCCACCAGGTGGGACAGGGAGTGCTGACCCTGGGCGGCCCCCTGGAGCCACATGCCCTGAGAGCCCAGGACCCGGACCCCCACACCCTTTGGGGGTGGTGGAACCTGGTAAGGGTCCGCCTCCCACCACGGAGGAGGAGGCCCCCGGCCCCCCAGGAGAGCCCCGGCTGGACAGTGAGACAGAGAGTGACCATGATGATGC CTTCCTCTCCATCATGTCTCCTGAGATCCAGTTGCCTCTACCGCCCGGAAAACGTCGGACCCAGTCCCTCAGTGCCCTACCCAAGGAACGGGACTCATCTTCTGAGAAGGATGGACGCAGCCCCAACAAG CGGGAGAAGGACCACATCCGGCGGCCCATGAATGCCTTCATGATCTTCAGCAAGCGGCACCGGGCCCTGGTCCACCAGCGTCATCCCAACCAGGACAACCGGACCGTCAGCAAGATTCTGGGCGAGTGGTGGTACGCCCTGGGGCCCAAGGAGAAGCAGAAGTACCACGACCTGGCCTTCCAG GTGAAGGAGGCCCACTTCAAGGCCCACCCAGATTGGAAGTGGTGCAACAAGGACCGAAAGAAGTCCAGCTCAGAGGCCAAGCCCACGAGCCTGGGGCTGGCAGGAGGGCACAAGGAGACGCGGGAGCGGAGCATGTCGGAGACGGGCACTGCTGCTGCCCCTGGGG TGTCCTCTGAGCTCCTGTCCGTTGCAGCCCAgacactcctgagctcagacaccaAGGCTCCGGGGAGCAGCTCCTGTGGGGCAGAACGGCTACACACAGTTGGGGGACCTGGCTCAGCCCGGCCCCGAGCTTTCTCCCACAGTGGGGTACACAGCCTGGACGGCGGAGAAGTAGACAGTCAGGCGCTACAGGAACTGACTCAG ATGGTGTCTGGCCCTGCATCGTACTCTGGCCCAAAACCTTCTACCCAGTATGGAGCTCCAGGACCGTTTGCAGCCCCCGGTGAGGGAGGTGCCTTGGCGGCCACTGGGCGGCCCCCGCTGCTGCCCACCCGAGCTTCTCGTTCTCAGCGTGCGGCCAGTGAGGACATGACGAGTGATGAGGAGCGCATGGTCATCTGTGAGGAGGAAGGGGATGATGATGTCATTG CTGACGATGGCTTCGGCACCACTGACATTGATCTCAAGTGCAAGGAGCGGGTGACCGACAGCGAGAGTGGGGACAGCTCTGGGGAGGACCCAGAGGGCAACAAG GGCTTTGGTCGGAAGGTGTTTTCACCTGTGATCCGTTCCTCCTTTACCCACTGCCGCCCCCCACTGGACCCTGAGCCCCCAGGGCCCCCGGATCCTCCTCTAGCCTTTGGCAAAGGCTATGGTTCTGCCCCATCCTCCTCTGCATCCTCGCctgcttcctcctcagcctcggcAGCCACCTCCTTCTCACTGGGCTCAGGAACCTTCAAGGCCCAGGAGTCTGGTCAGGGCAGCACAGCGGGCCCCCTACGGCCCCCACCCCCTGGGGCTGGGGGTCCAGCGACACCTTCCAAGGCAACCCGGTTCCTCCCAACGGATCCTGCCACCTTCCGGCGCAAGAGACCTGAAAGTGTGGGTGGCCTGGAGCCACCAGGCCCCTCAGTCATCGCGGCCCCTCCCAGCGGAGGAGGAAACATCCTGCAGACACTGGTGCTGCCCCCAAACAAGGAGGAGCAAGAGGGCGGCGGAGCCAGAGTGCCCTCCGCCCCCGCCCCATCACTGGCCTACGGGGCCCCAGCGGCTCCCCTGTCCCGTCCTGCTGCCACCATGGTCACCAACGTGGTGCGGCCTGTCAGCAGCACTCCTGTCCCCATCGCCTCTAAGCCCTTCCCCACCTCTGGCCGGGCTGAGGCGTCTCCAAATGACACAGCAGGTGCCAGGACTGAAATGGGCGCTGGGTCTCGGGTGCCTGGAGGCTCCCCGCTGGGTGTCAGCTTAGTGTATTCGGACAAGAAGTCGGCAGCAGCCACCTCACCAGCCCCACACTTGGTGGCTGGACCCCTGCTGGGCACTGTGGGGAAGGCGCCTGCCACTGTCACTAATCTACTGGTGGGCACCCCGGGGTATGGGGCCCCTGCGCCCCCTGCTGTCCAGTTCATTGCCCAGGGGGCCCCTGGTGGTGGGACCACTGCGGGCTCAGGAACAGGTGCTGGGAGTGGCCCCAATGGGCCAGTACCCCTGGGCATCCTGCAACCAGGTGCCCTGGGCAAGGCTGGGGGAATCACCCAGGTACAGTACATCCTGCCCACGCTGCCCCAGCAGCTTCAGGTGGCACCTGCCCCAGCACCAGCCCCTGGGACCAAGGCAGGGGCTCCCAGCGGCCCTGCACCCACCACCAGCATCCGTTTCACCCTCCCACCGGGCACTTCTACCAACGGCAAAGTCCTGGCTGCCACTGCACCCACTCCTGGCATCCCCATCCTGCAGTCTGTACCCTCCGCCCCACCCCCCAAAG CCCAGTCAGTTTCTCCCGTGCAGGCCCCGCCCCCGGGTGGCTCAGCCCAGCTGCTGCCTGGGAAGGTCCTAGTGCCTCTGGCTGCCCCTAGCATGTCAGTGCGGGGTGGAGGGGCCGGCCAGCCGCTGCCACTGGTGAGCCCGCCCTTCTCAGTACCTGTGCAGAATGGTGCCCAGCCCCCCAGCAAG ATCATCCAGCTGACCCCGGTGCCTGTGAGCACACCCAGCGGCCTGGTGCCGCCCCTGAGCCCAGCCACACTCCCTGGACCCACCTCGCAGCCTCAGAAGGTCCTGCTGCCCTCTTCCACCAG AATCACCTATGTGCAGTCAGCGGGCGGGCACGCGCTGCCCCTGGGTACCAGCCCTGCGTCCAGCCAGGCTGGAACAGTCACCTCGTACGGGCCCACGAGCTCTGTAGCTCTAGGCTTCACCTCGCTGGGGCCCAGCGGCCCCGCCTTCGTGCAGCCCCTGCTCTCAG GCCAAGCCCCACTGCTGGCTCCCGGTCAGGTGGGCGTGTCGCCTGTGCCCAGTCCCCAGCTGCCGCCTGCCTGTGCAGCCCCCGGAGGTCCTGTCATAACAGCATTTTACTCTGGCAGCCCTGCACCCACCTCCTCAGCATCCCTGGCCCAGCCATCTCAGGCCCCCCCAAGCCTGGTCTACACTGTGGCCACCAGCACAACCCCACCTGCAGCCACCATTCTGCCCAAGGGCCCGCCAGCCCCTGCCACTGCCACCCCAGCCCCGACTAGCCCTTTCCCCAGTGCCACAG CAGGTTCCATGACCTACAGCTTAGTGGCCCCCAAGGCCCAGCGGCCCAGCCCGAAGGCCCCCCAGAAAGTGAAGGCAGCCATCGCCAGCATTCCCGTGGGGTCCTTTGAGGCAGGTGCCTCTGGGCGGCCTGGCCCTGCACCCCGGCAGCCTCTGGAGCCTGGCCCAGTCCGAGAGCCAACTGCCCCAGAGTCTGAGCTTGAAGGGCAGCCCACACCACCAGCCCCTCCACCCCTGCCAGAGACCTGGACTCCCACAGCCCGGAGCAgccccccactgcccccacctGCTGAGGAGCGGACCAGTGCCAAGGGTCCTGAGACCATG GCCAGCAAATTCCCCAGCTCATCTTCAGACTGGCGCGTCCCTGGGCAGGGCCTGGAGAATCGTGGGGAGCCTCCCACTCCTCCCAGCCCGGCCCCAGCTCCAGCCGTAGCCCCTGGTGGCAGCAGTGAGAGCAGCAGTGGGCGGGCAGCCGGGGACACCCCCGAGCGCAAGGAGGCGGCTGGTACTGGCAAGAAGGTGAAGGTGCGGCCCCCGCCCCTGAAGAAGACCTTTGACTCTGTGGACAA CAGGGTCCTGTCAGAAGTGGACTTCGAAGAGCGCTTTGCTGAGCTGCCTGAGTTTCGGCCTGAGGAGGTGCTGCCCTCCCCCACCCTGCAGTCTCTGGCCACCTCACCCCGGGCCATCCTGGGCTCTTACCGCAAGAAGAGGAAGAACTCCACGG ACCTGGATTCAGCACCCGAGGACCCCACCTCGCCCAAGCGCAAGATGAGAAGACGCTCCAGCTGCAGCTCGGAGCCCAACACCCCCAAGAGTGCCAAGTGCGAGGGGGACATCTTCACCTTTGACC GTACAGAAGCCGAGGACGTGCTCGGGGAGCTAGAGTATGACAAGGTGCCATACTCCTCCCTGCGGCGCACCCTGGACCAGCGCCGGGCCCTGGTCATGCAGCTCTTCCAGGACCATGGCTTCTTTCCGTCAG CCCAGGCCACAGCCGCCTTCCAGGCCCGCTATGCAGACATCTTCCCCTCCAAGGTTTGTCTGCAGTTGAAGATCCGTGAGGTGCGCCAGAAGATCATGCAGGCTGCCACTCCCACGGAGCAGCCCCCTGGAGCTGAGGCTCCTCTCCCTGTACCGCCTCCCACTGGCACCGCTGCTGCCCctgcccccactcccagccccgCGGGGGGCCCTGACCCCACCTCACCCAGCTCGGACTCTGGCACTGCCCAGGCTGCCCCGCCACTGCCTCCACCCCCAGAGTCGGGGCCTGGACAGCCTGGCTGGGAGGGGGCTCCCCAGCCCTCCCCCCCACCCGCAGGTCCCTCCACAGCTGCCACAGGCAGGTGA